The Candidatus Chlorobium masyuteum genome contains a region encoding:
- the bchC gene encoding chlorophyll synthesis pathway protein BchC: MKAKAILFSGVRQIELAEVTLKALSSTDVLVETHWSSISTGTEKMAYNGLIPSPPFIFPFIPGYETVGKIIKAGKHVNQSLIGKFAYVAGSFGYIGVNAAFGGASEFIVCPVESITVLDNIDNPRCGIALPLGATALHIVDLAKVENKKVLVLGQGAVGILAAELAKLMGAKLVAVTEPNQNRLNLSSADLKVNPDTEDVSAALAGHEFDVLIDSTGIMSAIDTGLRFLKFQGVVIFGGYYQRVNIDYSQAFQKELSFIAAKQWAKGDLERVRELIAERKLNAGRIFTHQHTVEDDITEAYIQAFSDPDCLKMILLWKTNAEQDDNGCSSTA; encoded by the coding sequence ATGAAAGCAAAAGCCATACTCTTCAGCGGCGTCCGCCAGATCGAACTCGCTGAAGTAACCCTTAAGGCACTCTCTTCAACCGATGTGCTTGTTGAAACCCACTGGTCGTCAATCAGTACCGGCACGGAAAAGATGGCCTATAACGGGCTGATCCCCTCTCCACCCTTTATCTTTCCCTTTATTCCCGGTTACGAGACCGTCGGAAAGATCATCAAGGCAGGAAAACATGTCAACCAGAGCCTGATCGGCAAATTTGCCTATGTAGCGGGCTCGTTCGGTTATATAGGAGTTAATGCCGCATTCGGCGGGGCTTCCGAGTTTATCGTCTGTCCGGTCGAGAGCATCACGGTTCTCGATAATATCGACAATCCGCGTTGCGGCATTGCCCTGCCTCTTGGCGCAACAGCGCTGCACATAGTGGATCTTGCAAAAGTTGAAAACAAGAAGGTCCTGGTGCTCGGTCAGGGTGCGGTCGGTATTCTTGCTGCCGAACTGGCAAAACTCATGGGAGCAAAACTTGTTGCTGTGACTGAACCCAATCAGAACCGCCTCAACCTCTCTTCGGCTGACCTTAAAGTAAACCCTGACACAGAAGATGTCTCCGCCGCTCTTGCCGGTCATGAGTTCGACGTCCTGATTGACAGCACCGGCATCATGAGCGCCATCGATACCGGACTCAGGTTTCTGAAATTTCAGGGGGTGGTTATTTTTGGTGGCTATTACCAGAGAGTAAATATTGACTACTCCCAGGCCTTCCAGAAAGAGCTCTCCTTCATTGCAGCCAAACAGTGGGCAAAAGGTGATCTTGAACGGGTGCGTGAGCTTATTGCAGAGCGCAAACTGAATGCCGGAAGGATTTTCACCCATCAGCACACCGTCGAAGATGATATCACTGAAGCCTACATCCAGGCCTTCAGCGATCCTGACTGCCTTAAAATGATCCTGCTCTGGAAAACCAATGCAGAACAGGACGATAACGGATGCTCATCTACCGCATAA
- the bchF gene encoding 2-vinyl bacteriochlorophyllide hydratase, translating into MPRYTPEQLERRNASVWTKVQGILAPIQFVMFLAGLTVTWLYQSHIWIDNFYWITFFVTLKTLMLVLIFVTGGFFEQEVFGQFAFAPEFFWEDFGSAIAMIVHISYFILFFIGLDENILIRTALLAYLSYLVNAAQFVIRLLLEKHNERKLKQQKSL; encoded by the coding sequence ATGCCCCGTTACACACCTGAACAGCTTGAGAGGAGAAATGCTTCGGTCTGGACTAAAGTTCAGGGCATCCTGGCACCTATCCAGTTTGTCATGTTTCTTGCCGGCCTCACCGTTACCTGGCTCTATCAGTCACATATCTGGATCGACAACTTTTACTGGATCACCTTTTTTGTGACCCTGAAAACCTTGATGCTTGTGCTGATATTCGTAACCGGAGGTTTTTTTGAACAGGAGGTATTCGGTCAATTTGCCTTCGCTCCCGAGTTTTTCTGGGAGGATTTCGGCAGTGCCATTGCCATGATTGTTCACATCTCCTACTTTATCCTGTTTTTTATAGGGCTCGATGAAAACATACTGATCCGGACTGCACTGCTCGCCTACCTGAGCTATCTGGTCAATGCTGCACAATTTGTTATCCGCCTGCTGCTTGAAAAGCATAATGAGAGGAAGCTCAAACAGCAGAAAAGCCTCTGA
- a CDS encoding chlorophyllide a reductase iron protein subunit X, which produces MPARTIAIYGKGGIGKSFTTTNLSATFAMMNRRVLQLGCDPKHDSTTSLFGGIPLPTVTDLFAEKNAQNQQVTISDIVFRRDIADFPQPIYGIELGGPQVGRGCGGRGIISGFDLLEKLGIFNWDIDIILMDFLGDVVCGGFATPLARSLSEEVILVTNNDRQSIFTANNICQANNYFKTIGGQSRLLGLIINRDDGSGIAEKYAEAAGISVLMKVPYNAGARDMDDSFDFAVRLPELGDKFRTLATEILENRIKPCHARGLDFMQFVRLFGDVSDESPTPATPEELFGSPAASVTPIPDTANLSQDNDDLKMKQCIEQLSELERAIYRMSEEEERSITEIAAMLEREESEIRELLAAARTQLRKLFFSA; this is translated from the coding sequence ATGCCAGCAAGAACCATCGCTATTTACGGAAAGGGCGGAATAGGAAAAAGCTTTACGACCACCAACCTCAGCGCTACCTTCGCCATGATGAACCGGCGGGTGCTGCAGCTTGGCTGTGATCCGAAACACGACTCAACCACATCCCTCTTCGGCGGCATACCGCTGCCGACCGTCACGGATCTCTTTGCTGAAAAAAACGCTCAGAACCAGCAGGTTACCATCAGCGACATTGTCTTCCGACGCGATATTGCAGATTTTCCCCAGCCAATCTACGGCATAGAACTCGGTGGCCCCCAGGTCGGGCGGGGATGCGGAGGACGGGGAATCATCTCGGGATTCGACCTGCTTGAAAAGCTCGGCATCTTCAACTGGGATATTGATATCATCCTCATGGACTTTCTGGGCGATGTCGTCTGCGGAGGATTCGCCACACCGCTTGCCCGTTCACTGAGTGAAGAGGTGATACTGGTCACGAATAATGACCGGCAGTCGATCTTTACCGCGAACAACATCTGCCAGGCCAACAACTACTTCAAAACCATCGGCGGACAATCCCGACTGCTCGGCCTCATTATCAATCGTGATGACGGCAGCGGCATAGCCGAAAAATATGCCGAAGCCGCCGGTATCTCCGTACTCATGAAGGTACCCTATAACGCCGGAGCCCGCGATATGGACGACAGTTTCGACTTTGCGGTCAGACTGCCTGAACTCGGCGATAAGTTCCGGACCCTGGCCACAGAAATTCTTGAAAACCGTATTAAACCCTGCCATGCAAGAGGCCTTGATTTCATGCAGTTTGTCCGCCTCTTCGGTGATGTCAGTGACGAATCCCCCACTCCGGCAACGCCGGAAGAGCTTTTCGGCAGCCCTGCCGCTTCGGTAACGCCAATACCGGACACAGCGAACCTCTCACAGGACAATGATGACCTGAAAATGAAACAGTGCATTGAACAGCTCTCCGAACTGGAGAGAGCAATCTACCGGATGAGTGAAGAGGAGGAGAGAAGCATCACCGAAATTGCAGCGATGTTAGAGCGTGAGGAGTCAGAGATTCGTGAACTGCTTGCCGCTGCCCGCACCCAACTGAGAAAACTCTTCTTCAGCGCTTAA